One part of the Vibrio palustris genome encodes these proteins:
- a CDS encoding aminodeoxychorismate/anthranilate synthase component II: MANIIFIDNFDSFTYNLVDQFRALGHHVQIYRNTVSIEQIDAVTRAVEQPLLVLSPGPGTPAAAGNMPAMIQYFKGQIPMLGICLGHQAIVEAYGGKVDNAEAIVHGKVSHIRHQGHAVFAGLASPLAVARYHSLVATEVPRALSVLATVDEMVMAVSHEAHKVCGFQFHPESIMTTQGASLLTNAVNWTLQSHVKTQTA; the protein is encoded by the coding sequence ATGGCAAATATTATTTTTATCGACAATTTTGATTCCTTTACCTACAACTTAGTCGATCAATTCCGTGCATTAGGTCATCACGTCCAGATATACAGAAATACGGTGTCCATCGAACAAATTGACGCCGTCACTCGTGCTGTAGAACAACCTTTATTAGTCTTGTCACCGGGCCCAGGTACGCCAGCCGCTGCGGGTAACATGCCGGCAATGATTCAATACTTTAAAGGACAAATCCCTATGTTGGGAATTTGTTTAGGCCACCAAGCGATTGTTGAAGCCTATGGAGGTAAAGTCGATAACGCAGAAGCCATCGTGCATGGCAAAGTGTCGCACATTCGCCACCAAGGCCATGCGGTGTTTGCCGGTTTGGCGTCGCCATTAGCCGTTGCACGCTATCATTCCTTAGTTGCCACTGAGGTCCCACGCGCATTATCAGTATTAGCCACGGTCGATGAAATGGTCATGGCAGTCAGTCATGAAGCGCATAAAGTGTGTGGTTTTCAGTTTCACCCTGAATCCATTATGACCACACAAGGGGCGAGTCTTCTGACTAATGCCGTGAATTGGACATTGCAATCACATGTAAAGACACAGACGGCTTAA
- the trpD gene encoding anthranilate phosphoribosyltransferase, producing the protein MQNIIEKLYQQRSLSELESETLFDHIIRGELDAILMGAALTALKIKGETPCEIAGAAKALQNNASAFPRPDYDVADIVGTGGDGANTINISTTSAFVAAACGVKVAKHGNRSVSSRSGSSDLLEAFGINLTMAPQDSRDALDDLGVTFLFAPQYHGGFRHAVPVRQALKTRTIFNILGPLINPARPNIELMGVYSQELVRPIAETMIQMGMKRAAVVHGAGLDEVAIHGTTQVAEIRDGRIEEYTLEPEDFGLARYTLHDIQGGNPEENQVFSKDILSGQGKPAHNAAVAANVAMLLKLFGREDLKQNVRQAQDVMASGEAYHLLQQLAQRG; encoded by the coding sequence ATGCAAAATATTATTGAAAAATTATACCAACAGCGCTCTCTCTCTGAATTGGAAAGCGAAACATTATTTGACCATATTATTCGCGGCGAGCTCGATGCCATTCTCATGGGAGCGGCACTGACGGCACTAAAAATCAAAGGTGAAACGCCGTGTGAAATAGCCGGCGCTGCCAAAGCATTGCAAAATAATGCGAGTGCGTTTCCGCGCCCTGATTACGATGTCGCCGATATTGTCGGAACTGGCGGTGATGGAGCAAATACCATTAACATTTCTACGACTTCTGCCTTTGTCGCGGCGGCTTGTGGCGTAAAAGTAGCGAAACATGGTAACCGCAGCGTTTCCAGCCGCTCAGGCTCGTCAGACTTATTAGAAGCGTTTGGAATTAATTTAACCATGGCACCACAAGATAGCCGTGATGCGTTAGATGATCTTGGTGTCACATTTCTGTTTGCACCGCAATATCACGGCGGGTTTCGTCACGCCGTGCCTGTCCGCCAAGCGTTAAAAACTCGGACCATTTTTAATATTCTTGGTCCTTTAATTAACCCCGCCCGTCCCAATATTGAATTAATGGGCGTTTATAGCCAAGAACTGGTTCGCCCTATTGCAGAAACCATGATACAAATGGGAATGAAACGTGCTGCAGTAGTGCATGGTGCAGGGTTAGATGAAGTCGCCATCCACGGTACGACGCAGGTGGCAGAGATTCGCGATGGACGTATTGAAGAGTATACCTTAGAACCCGAAGATTTTGGTTTAGCCCGCTACACCTTACACGATATTCAAGGTGGCAACCCGGAAGAAAATCAGGTATTTAGTAAAGATATTTTAAGTGGCCAAGGAAAGCCAGCTCACAATGCGGCGGTCGCTGCCAATGTCGCTATGCTGCTCAAATTATTCGGCCGTGAAGATCTGAAACAAAACGTGCGCCAAGCTCAGGACGTAATGGCTTCTGGAGAAGCTTATCATTTGTTACAACAACTGGCACAGCGAGGCTAA
- the trpCF gene encoding bifunctional indole-3-glycerol-phosphate synthase TrpC/phosphoribosylanthranilate isomerase TrpF: protein MSQQLSPHISVEHTKMAQVLARIVNDKTTWVAERKAAQPLNSFRSLLTRSDRSFYDALSQPNTAFILECKKASPSKGLIRETFDLTEIAGVYKDYASVISVLTDEKYFQGQLEFLPNVRHQVSQPVLCKDFIIDAYQVYLARHYEADAILLMLSVLTDEQYRTLADIAHQLGMGVLTEASTEQEVHRAVALDAKVIGINNRNLRDLTTDLNRTKQLAPLIPKGTTVISESGVYTHQEVLDLIPYASGFLIGSALMSEDNLELAVRRVLLGENKVCGLTTSGDAMKAYQAGAVYGGMIFVESSPRCVNAQQAQEIIADAPLYYVGVFRDQAIDTVASTAKTLGLHAVQLHGNEDQAYVDELRTALPATTHIWKAYGVQQSLPQCLNNNIDRHLFDSQIDEQSGGTGTVFDWSLIDAPQHIMLAGGLNIDNVKHAHQLGCIGLDFNSGVESAPGKKDAQKLTQIFAALRDY, encoded by the coding sequence ATGTCACAACAGCTTTCACCGCATATTTCCGTCGAACACACCAAAATGGCACAGGTGCTTGCACGCATTGTCAACGACAAAACGACTTGGGTTGCTGAACGTAAAGCCGCACAACCACTCAATAGTTTCCGGTCGCTGCTCACCCGCTCAGATCGCAGCTTTTATGATGCACTGAGCCAGCCAAACACCGCATTCATTTTAGAATGTAAAAAAGCCTCGCCTTCCAAAGGCTTGATCCGCGAGACCTTTGATTTAACAGAAATTGCGGGAGTCTATAAAGACTACGCGAGCGTCATTTCGGTATTAACGGATGAAAAATACTTTCAAGGTCAATTAGAGTTTCTTCCTAACGTTCGTCATCAAGTATCACAACCCGTATTATGTAAAGATTTCATTATTGATGCTTATCAAGTGTATTTAGCCCGTCATTATGAAGCGGATGCTATTTTATTAATGCTGTCGGTACTAACGGATGAACAATATCGCACCCTCGCCGATATTGCACATCAACTAGGAATGGGTGTTTTAACCGAAGCGAGTACCGAACAAGAAGTTCATCGTGCTGTGGCATTAGACGCTAAGGTGATTGGGATTAACAATCGTAACTTACGAGATTTAACCACAGATTTGAATCGTACCAAACAATTGGCGCCTCTTATTCCTAAAGGCACGACGGTGATTTCTGAATCCGGAGTCTACACCCACCAAGAAGTCTTAGATTTAATTCCGTATGCGAGTGGCTTTCTTATTGGCAGCGCATTAATGAGCGAAGACAACTTAGAATTAGCGGTGCGCCGCGTCCTACTCGGCGAAAATAAAGTCTGCGGCTTAACCACCAGTGGCGATGCGATGAAAGCTTACCAAGCTGGTGCCGTCTATGGGGGAATGATTTTTGTCGAAAGCTCGCCACGTTGTGTCAATGCTCAGCAAGCACAAGAGATTATTGCGGATGCACCGCTGTATTATGTCGGCGTCTTCCGCGATCAGGCTATCGACACGGTGGCAAGCACGGCTAAAACACTCGGTTTACATGCAGTACAACTGCATGGTAATGAAGATCAAGCGTATGTCGATGAATTACGCACAGCACTCCCTGCTACAACGCATATTTGGAAAGCCTATGGCGTTCAACAAAGCCTCCCGCAATGCTTAAACAACAACATTGATCGCCATCTATTTGATAGCCAAATTGATGAGCAAAGTGGCGGTACAGGCACGGTTTTCGATTGGTCACTTATCGACGCTCCGCAACACATCATGTTAGCGGGTGGCTTAAACATCGATAACGTCAAGCATGCGCATCAGCTCGGCTGCATTGGCCTCGATTTTAACTCTGGGGTCGAAAGCGCACCAGGTAAAAAAGATGCACAAAAACTCACACAAATTTTCGCGGCACTGCGTGACTATTAA
- the trpB gene encoding tryptophan synthase subunit beta, producing the protein MAKLDAYFGEFGGQYVPQLLVPALDQLEQAFIDAQEDDEFRSEFMGLLQEYAGRPTALTLTRNLTKGTKTRLYLKREDLLHGGAHKTNQVLGQALLAKRMGKKEIIAETGAGQHGVATALACALLDLKCRVYMGAKDVERQSPNVFRMRLMGAEVIPVHSGAATLKDACNEAMRDWAGSYETAHYLLGTAAGPHPFPTIVREFQRIIGEETKNQILAREGRLPDAVIACVGGGSNAIGMFADFIEDTSVRLIGVEPGGKGIDTPQHGAPLKHGTTGIFFGMKSPLMQDSFGQIEESYSVSAGLDFPSVGPQHAHLSATGRADYVNATDDEALEAFQNLARNEGIIPALESAHALAHAIKMAYEDPEKEQLLVVNLSGRGDKDIFTVNKILEEKGEL; encoded by the coding sequence ATGGCAAAATTAGATGCCTATTTTGGCGAGTTTGGCGGCCAATATGTCCCTCAACTCTTGGTGCCAGCTCTCGATCAGCTTGAGCAAGCCTTTATTGACGCACAAGAAGACGACGAGTTTCGTTCTGAATTTATGGGGTTATTGCAAGAATATGCGGGTCGCCCTACGGCGCTGACGCTCACGCGTAATCTCACCAAAGGAACAAAAACTCGCCTTTATCTCAAACGGGAAGATTTGCTGCACGGTGGCGCACACAAAACTAACCAAGTTTTGGGGCAAGCACTACTGGCAAAACGTATGGGCAAAAAAGAAATTATTGCTGAGACCGGTGCTGGCCAACATGGCGTAGCGACCGCATTAGCCTGTGCGTTATTAGATTTAAAATGCCGTGTTTATATGGGTGCCAAAGATGTCGAACGCCAAAGCCCGAACGTATTTCGCATGCGTTTAATGGGGGCGGAAGTCATCCCTGTCCACTCCGGCGCTGCCACACTAAAAGATGCGTGCAATGAAGCCATGCGTGATTGGGCTGGTAGCTACGAAACGGCACATTATCTGTTAGGAACGGCTGCGGGTCCGCACCCATTCCCGACCATAGTCCGTGAATTCCAACGCATTATCGGCGAAGAAACCAAAAATCAAATTCTCGCTCGTGAAGGCCGCCTACCGGATGCTGTGATTGCATGTGTCGGTGGAGGATCGAATGCGATTGGCATGTTTGCTGACTTTATTGAAGACACAAGCGTCCGTTTGATTGGTGTGGAGCCTGGCGGGAAAGGGATTGATACGCCACAACATGGCGCGCCATTAAAACACGGTACTACCGGTATTTTCTTTGGAATGAAGTCGCCTCTTATGCAAGATAGTTTCGGTCAGATTGAGGAATCATATTCCGTCTCTGCAGGATTAGACTTTCCATCGGTAGGCCCACAGCATGCGCACCTTAGTGCAACGGGGCGCGCGGATTATGTGAATGCAACCGATGATGAAGCGCTAGAAGCGTTTCAAAATCTCGCACGTAACGAAGGCATTATTCCAGCATTGGAATCCGCTCATGCATTGGCTCACGCAATTAAAATGGCTTACGAAGATCCTGAAAAAGAGCAGCTATTAGTCGTCAACTTATCGGGTCGTGGCGATAAAGACATCTTTACTGTGAATAAAATCCTCGAAGAAAAAGGAGAACTCTAA
- the trpA gene encoding tryptophan synthase subunit alpha — protein sequence MDRYHQLFARLNEAKQGAFVPFVTIGDPSPELSRRIIQTLIDSGADALEIGFPFSDPLADGPTIQSANVRALDAGTTPDTCFDIIRSVRDANPDVPIGLLIYANLVYSRGIDNFYQRCQAAGVDSVLIADVPTGESAPFVASAKQYGIKPIFIAPPQADDATLAKVAEFGAGYTYLLSRQGVTGTETKANMPVHALLERLAQFNAPPALLGFGISEPEQVQQAINAGAAGAISGSAVVKIIETRQNNPESLLEHLGEFVRTMKAATHRQ from the coding sequence ATGGATCGCTATCACCAATTATTTGCACGCTTAAATGAAGCCAAACAAGGTGCATTTGTACCCTTCGTGACGATTGGCGATCCAAGTCCTGAGCTCTCGCGTCGTATTATTCAAACCTTAATTGATTCTGGTGCTGATGCACTCGAAATTGGCTTTCCTTTTTCGGATCCACTGGCCGATGGCCCGACCATTCAAAGTGCCAATGTACGTGCACTCGATGCCGGAACCACTCCCGACACCTGTTTTGATATTATTCGCTCGGTGCGTGATGCCAATCCAGATGTTCCGATTGGTCTGTTAATTTATGCCAACTTAGTGTATTCACGTGGTATTGATAACTTTTATCAGCGTTGCCAAGCGGCCGGTGTAGACTCGGTACTGATTGCCGATGTACCAACCGGAGAAAGCGCCCCGTTTGTAGCATCAGCCAAACAATACGGTATTAAACCGATTTTTATTGCCCCACCACAAGCTGACGATGCCACGTTAGCGAAAGTGGCGGAGTTCGGCGCTGGCTATACGTATTTATTATCACGCCAAGGCGTTACTGGCACGGAAACGAAAGCCAATATGCCAGTACACGCATTACTTGAACGGCTCGCGCAATTTAATGCCCCGCCAGCACTACTTGGGTTTGGTATCTCGGAGCCGGAACAAGTTCAGCAAGCGATCAATGCGGGCGCCGCCGGAGCTATTTCTGGCTCTGCAGTGGTAAAAATCATTGAAACCCGGCAGAACAACCCAGAGTCCCTTCTTGAGCATTTAGGCGAGTTCGTCCGAACAATGAAAGCGGCGACTCACCGCCAATAA
- a CDS encoding septation protein A codes for MKQLLDFIPLIVFFALYKYADIYTATGALIAATALQIVVTYVIYKKCEKMQLITFALVTVFGGMTIAFHNPDFIKWKVSLINWIFALGLMVSHLMGKSLIKGMLGKELTLPDSIWTRVTWAWVGFFTLSGIVNIILAYRVSLDVWVNFKVFGLFIATLVFTVLTVLYMYKHLPKKDPEA; via the coding sequence ATGAAACAATTACTTGATTTTATTCCCCTGATCGTTTTTTTTGCATTATACAAATATGCCGATATTTATACCGCGACAGGCGCATTGATTGCGGCTACCGCATTGCAAATTGTCGTTACTTATGTGATCTATAAAAAGTGTGAAAAAATGCAATTGATCACTTTTGCACTGGTCACCGTCTTTGGCGGCATGACCATTGCGTTCCATAATCCAGACTTTATTAAATGGAAAGTGTCACTGATTAACTGGATTTTTGCGCTTGGCCTGATGGTCAGTCATTTAATGGGCAAATCATTAATCAAAGGCATGCTAGGCAAGGAGTTAACGTTACCGGATAGCATATGGACGCGAGTGACTTGGGCATGGGTCGGTTTCTTTACCCTCAGTGGCATTGTCAATATCATCTTAGCGTACCGTGTCTCACTTGATGTGTGGGTCAACTTCAAAGTCTTTGGTTTATTTATCGCTACATTGGTGTTTACCGTACTCACTGTCTTGTATATGTACAAACACTTACCGAAAAAAGATCCGGAAGCGTAA
- the yciA gene encoding acyl-CoA thioester hydrolase YciA, whose product MTQEVHSPKGQMLLRTLAMPADTNANGDIFGGWIMSQLDLAGGILAKEISSGRIVTVSVSSITFKKPVRVGDVVCCYGDCIKIGRTSMTINLELWVKPVKEDGVHDRFQVTEATFHYVAVDADGRPRAIDVGKGSH is encoded by the coding sequence ATGACACAAGAAGTACACTCACCGAAAGGTCAAATGTTGTTGCGAACCCTCGCGATGCCAGCCGATACCAATGCGAACGGCGATATTTTTGGTGGCTGGATTATGTCACAACTCGATTTAGCCGGCGGAATTCTGGCGAAAGAAATCTCTTCTGGACGTATCGTGACGGTATCCGTTTCTAGCATTACGTTTAAAAAGCCCGTGCGGGTTGGCGATGTTGTGTGTTGCTATGGCGACTGTATAAAGATTGGCCGCACTTCAATGACGATCAACTTAGAGCTGTGGGTGAAACCAGTCAAAGAAGACGGTGTGCATGATCGTTTTCAAGTCACCGAAGCGACCTTCCACTATGTTGCTGTTGATGCCGATGGACGCCCACGCGCTATTGATGTAGGAAAAGGGTCACACTAA
- a CDS encoding YciI family protein, with product MWYVIFSQDVENSLEKRMSVRPQHLERLQKLQDEGRLLTAGPMPALDVDNPGEEGFTGSTVIAEFTSLAEAQAWATADPYAEAGVYAHTVVKPYKKVF from the coding sequence ATGTGGTATGTTATTTTCTCTCAGGATGTTGAGAATTCATTAGAAAAACGTATGAGTGTTCGTCCTCAACACCTAGAACGACTGCAAAAACTTCAGGATGAAGGACGGCTTCTTACCGCAGGCCCAATGCCAGCTCTTGATGTAGACAACCCAGGAGAAGAGGGATTTACTGGCTCAACAGTTATCGCTGAGTTTACCTCTCTTGCAGAGGCTCAAGCGTGGGCGACAGCAGATCCGTATGCAGAAGCAGGTGTCTATGCTCATACTGTAGTCAAACCCTATAAAAAAGTATTTTAA
- a CDS encoding GspS/AspS pilotin family protein, producing MKIRTFAVAALTVALLAGCSSSAKEQKRLEMIATNRAALLSAELPLQYGPLHIMRANSKGAMIEMMMVYNTEAAAAKPVQDVMKQSAVSFCQNQTIADNLDQGIDYRVKIRDSRGKLLIDNIITKKSCDKIVPKNNN from the coding sequence ATGAAAATTCGTACTTTCGCTGTTGCGGCGTTAACCGTGGCACTGCTCGCTGGTTGTAGCTCAAGCGCCAAAGAGCAAAAACGTTTAGAAATGATCGCGACCAATCGTGCCGCATTGCTCTCTGCCGAACTCCCACTGCAATATGGCCCATTACATATCATGCGTGCGAACTCTAAAGGCGCGATGATTGAAATGATGATGGTTTACAACACAGAAGCTGCCGCAGCAAAACCAGTGCAAGATGTCATGAAGCAAAGCGCCGTCTCGTTTTGTCAAAACCAAACGATTGCAGACAATTTAGATCAAGGTATTGATTACCGGGTTAAAATACGTGATAGCCGCGGTAAGTTATTAATCGACAATATTATAACCAAGAAAAGTTGCGACAAAATCGTCCCAAAAAATAACAACTAA
- the metR gene encoding HTH-type transcriptional regulator MetR, which translates to MIELKHLKTLVSLRDSGSLTSTATALHLTQSALSHQIKDLEARLGGQLFLRKTRPVKFTSEGQIMLQLADEILPRIAQAEQDLASLKEDINGRLHMAIECHSCFQWLMPALREYQIAWPNVTLDFSSGFGFEPLPALLAGELDLVITSDILPRSEVHYEPLFDFEMRLITATTHPLAQKAFIEPSDLADQTMLSYPVQKQRLDVVKHFLQPAGIEPMKWKQADNTLMLVQMVSAGLGVAALPNWAISEFSRQGLICSLPLGKGLKRRLFAATRNNEKEKNYLQAFFSTARQQCQLHLDGIKIA; encoded by the coding sequence ATGATTGAGTTAAAACACCTTAAAACCTTAGTGTCTCTTCGCGATAGCGGTTCGTTAACCTCTACCGCGACCGCCTTACATTTGACCCAATCCGCCCTATCTCATCAAATTAAAGATCTAGAAGCTCGGCTTGGTGGGCAACTCTTCCTTCGTAAAACTCGTCCAGTTAAATTTACCTCTGAAGGCCAAATTATGCTGCAACTAGCGGATGAAATACTCCCGAGGATAGCGCAAGCAGAACAGGATCTAGCGAGTTTAAAAGAAGATATTAATGGCCGCTTGCATATGGCCATTGAATGCCACTCATGCTTTCAATGGCTGATGCCCGCGTTAAGGGAATATCAAATTGCGTGGCCAAACGTCACGTTAGACTTTTCATCCGGTTTTGGCTTTGAACCACTACCAGCATTACTGGCAGGCGAATTGGATCTTGTCATTACGTCGGATATTTTACCGCGTTCTGAGGTACATTATGAGCCTTTGTTCGACTTTGAAATGCGCTTAATTACCGCAACAACTCATCCTCTAGCTCAAAAAGCGTTTATCGAACCCAGTGATCTCGCCGATCAGACCATGTTGAGCTATCCGGTACAAAAACAGCGCTTAGACGTCGTAAAGCATTTTCTGCAACCCGCTGGGATAGAGCCTATGAAGTGGAAGCAAGCAGATAACACGTTAATGCTAGTACAAATGGTCTCAGCAGGCCTTGGGGTTGCCGCCCTTCCCAATTGGGCAATCAGTGAGTTTTCTCGCCAAGGATTAATTTGCAGCTTGCCTTTAGGTAAAGGGCTAAAACGTCGCTTATTTGCCGCGACACGAAATAATGAAAAAGAAAAAAACTATCTACAAGCTTTTTTCTCGACAGCTCGCCAGCAGTGTCAGCTGCACCTTGATGGTATTAAAATCGCATAG
- the serC gene encoding 3-phosphoserine/phosphohydroxythreonine transaminase: MESNKDVIFNFSAGPAILPKAVMKQAQQEFINWHDMGTSVMEISHRSQPFLQVAKEAEQDLRDLLSVPDNYKVLFCQGGARAQFAAVPMNVLGEHNKATYVDGGYWAMSAVKEAKKYCAIDLYDAKVEKEGKTAVQPASEWVIADDAAYVHFCPNETIDGVEINDLPVTDKPIIADMSSNILSKQIDVSQYGVIYAGAQKNIGPAGITIVIVRDDLLGMANELLPSMLNYKVLAEGDSMFNTPPTFAWYMSGLVFKWLKKQGGLAAIEATNQQKAELLYDAIDQSDFYRNTIHPDNRSRMNVPFQLAKPELDDIFLKQAEQAGLISLKGHRAVGGMRASIYNAMPLEGVQALVDFMAEFEKQYA, encoded by the coding sequence ATGGAGTCTAATAAGGACGTCATCTTTAATTTTTCCGCAGGGCCAGCCATTTTACCTAAAGCTGTGATGAAACAGGCACAACAAGAATTCATCAATTGGCACGACATGGGGACCTCGGTGATGGAAATTAGCCACCGTAGCCAGCCTTTTTTACAAGTTGCCAAAGAAGCGGAGCAAGATTTACGTGATTTATTGAGTGTTCCTGATAACTATAAAGTGCTGTTTTGCCAAGGTGGAGCGCGAGCGCAATTTGCAGCTGTTCCAATGAACGTATTGGGTGAGCATAATAAAGCCACGTATGTAGATGGTGGCTATTGGGCAATGAGCGCGGTGAAAGAAGCGAAGAAATACTGCGCTATCGATCTTTATGATGCTAAAGTTGAAAAAGAGGGCAAAACGGCGGTGCAACCTGCTTCTGAATGGGTAATCGCTGATGATGCCGCGTATGTCCATTTTTGTCCGAATGAAACCATTGATGGTGTTGAAATTAACGATCTCCCAGTGACCGACAAACCGATTATTGCCGATATGTCATCGAACATTTTGTCCAAGCAAATCGATGTTAGTCAATACGGTGTTATTTATGCTGGCGCGCAAAAAAATATTGGCCCTGCGGGGATCACCATTGTGATTGTACGGGATGATTTATTGGGTATGGCGAATGAACTATTGCCAAGTATGTTGAACTATAAAGTCTTGGCAGAAGGCGATTCGATGTTTAATACACCACCGACATTTGCGTGGTACATGTCGGGGTTAGTATTTAAGTGGTTGAAAAAACAAGGTGGCTTAGCGGCGATTGAAGCGACAAACCAACAAAAAGCTGAGCTTCTTTACGATGCTATTGATCAGTCTGATTTTTATCGCAATACCATTCATCCTGATAACCGCTCACGTATGAACGTACCTTTCCAGTTAGCAAAACCGGAGCTTGATGACATCTTTTTGAAACAAGCAGAGCAGGCCGGTTTGATTTCACTCAAAGGACACCGCGCTGTCGGTGGGATGCGTGCTTCTATCTATAATGCGATGCCGCTAGAAGGTGTGCAGGCATTAGTCGATTTTATGGCTGAATTTGAAAAGCAATACGCATAA
- a CDS encoding DUF945 family protein — protein MNNVKKVGAIGGAIVIAACWPLAVGQIGQTIIKDGVQKMHSPDVNVSLVKYDRGYLSSDMTSRITVTDSKLAHQFKADGLPTTFLVHSKIDHDLLSLSSTTTLPDYPDFPFMLETQTQLNGNTNFKLNIEKWNYQHKGKDAYSVSTSAGNVTGMITKLGEVNFKSTLPSVAIDFANDAKITVHDIAVEGSGKRAGSLWLGDQTLTIGSMNAVGTSMAPPKPGANSQSMEKAEPITATVKGLTYNFNSRLDKKETRFTSQHKVTIDEFSSDDFDAHDLTLGVALNNIDRASFIQLSDMFNGRSKITGRDVGRALPFIDTMFAKGFSIELTQLDGKIDDGDFTSQLKLSMPEGTEHVTRNPAQVMQLLQGNLGVTLSESLAKQYPMLQRTADELVVSEIAKQGQDGYTMKAKIEKGNLVFDEGHKIPLQALMMMGMGLLQYAH, from the coding sequence ATGAACAACGTAAAGAAGGTTGGGGCTATTGGTGGTGCAATTGTAATTGCAGCATGTTGGCCACTTGCAGTAGGTCAAATTGGTCAGACGATCATTAAAGATGGCGTCCAGAAAATGCATTCACCGGACGTGAATGTCTCTCTTGTCAAATATGATCGTGGCTACTTGTCTTCTGATATGACCTCACGTATCACGGTAACCGATAGTAAGCTTGCTCATCAGTTTAAAGCAGATGGTCTTCCGACCACGTTTTTAGTACATAGTAAAATAGACCATGATTTACTGAGCCTGTCATCAACGACAACATTGCCGGATTATCCAGATTTTCCTTTCATGCTTGAAACCCAAACACAGCTTAATGGCAATACTAATTTCAAGCTTAATATTGAGAAATGGAATTATCAGCATAAGGGTAAAGATGCGTATTCAGTGTCGACCTCCGCAGGTAACGTCACAGGGATGATTACCAAACTAGGTGAAGTGAACTTCAAGTCGACGTTACCCTCGGTTGCGATTGATTTTGCGAATGATGCAAAAATAACGGTCCATGATATTGCTGTGGAAGGTTCTGGTAAACGTGCAGGGAGCTTATGGTTAGGCGATCAAACGTTGACAATAGGCAGTATGAATGCGGTAGGGACTTCTATGGCTCCTCCGAAGCCAGGTGCAAATTCACAATCAATGGAAAAAGCAGAACCGATTACCGCGACGGTGAAAGGGCTAACGTATAATTTCAATTCTCGTTTAGATAAAAAAGAAACGCGATTTACCAGTCAACACAAAGTCACTATTGATGAGTTTAGCTCAGATGATTTTGATGCTCATGACTTAACGTTAGGTGTCGCACTAAACAACATTGATCGAGCTTCGTTTATTCAGTTATCGGATATGTTCAACGGTCGCTCTAAAATTACAGGGCGAGATGTTGGTCGAGCTCTGCCTTTCATTGATACTATGTTTGCTAAAGGCTTTTCTATAGAGTTGACTCAACTTGATGGCAAAATCGATGATGGTGATTTCACGTCACAGTTGAAACTCTCTATGCCAGAAGGCACTGAGCATGTGACGCGTAACCCTGCGCAAGTCATGCAGCTACTTCAAGGTAATTTAGGGGTGACTTTATCAGAGTCGTTGGCCAAGCAATATCCTATGTTGCAACGTACGGCTGATGAGCTGGTGGTCTCGGAAATTGCCAAACAAGGTCAAGACGGCTACACCATGAAAGCCAAGATTGAAAAAGGTAATTTAGTGTTTGATGAAGGACACAAAATTCCGCTGCAAGCATTAATGATGATGGGCATGGGTTTATTACAGTACGCTCATTAA